In the Gemmatimonadales bacterium genome, TTCTGCGCATCAGTGCTCACTCCTTAGTGATGTTCGTTGACTGTCCGCTCCGACTTCCCAGATCGGTCGCCAAGAGACGTAAGCGATTGCGGTACCACAATATAGTATAGCTACTTTCGATCCAACGGCATAGTCCCCGCCCGAGTCAGGTTTCCCAACCGCGTTTTCCGGCAACCCGTGACATGGTAATGACTTGGGTCGATCGTGTCAGTAGGTTACCAGCATCCCGGCCGACCTGGGTCCCATGCCGCCAATTCGTACTGCGATTCTGCTCGTTGCCGCGGCCCTCGCGGCCGACCAACCGCCTGCCCTGAGGGTGATTCGAACCACCCCGGGCCCCGAGGCGTCCCCAACCTCGGTCGTGACGATCACCTTCGACCGCCCGGTGGCCGGGTCCCTCGATGCCACGGTCGAGGCACGGTCTCTGGTGACGATCGTACCTGCCTTGCCTGGCACGGTCGAATGGCGCGACCCGGTAACGATCCGGCTGCGGCCCGATCGGCCGCTCAACCCCGGTACGAGCTATCAAGTCACTGTCAGTCAAGACTTTACAGCCCTCGACGGCAGTCGCCTGGCCGCCCCGCACCGGTTCGCGTTTCGGGTGAACGGGCCGGCCGTCCTGGCTGGCCTGCCGGTCAGCGCCGGTGATGCCCCGCAGTTCGTCACCCCGGAGACCCGCTTCTCGCTGGTGCTTTCCTCGACGGCTCCGACCGAGCTGGTGACTCGGCTGGTGTATCTGGAACTGGGCCAGGGGTGCGGACGAACCGGAACCGTGCGGTTCCGCGCGGCCAGCGAGCGACCCGTGCCGGCGGACGCGCCCTGGCAGATCCGGGAGGCGGGCGGCTGGGATCGCGACCGATCGGCCGACTCACTCCGCCGCATCGTCGACCTCGCTCCGGTCGATCCGCTGCCCCTGGCATGCCGCGCGGCCCTGGTCACCCCGACGACCATCGATGCCGAAGCGCCCGGCGCATTCCGACGCTGGCCCTTCCGGACCTACGGCCCCTTCCGGCTGGTCGAGTCCGCTTGCTCGGGGGGCGAGTTCTGCCCGGCGGGCCCGATCCGACTGGTCTTCAGCACTCCGGTGCGTGGCGCCGATCTGCTACGACATGTATCGGTCCTGCCCAAGGTGACGTTTACCGTCGGCGACACCAGTGATGTGCGCGACCGGTGGATCCTGTCGGCTGACCTCAGGCCGCGCACCGGCTACCTGGTCCAGGTGGATCCCGCCCTGACCGATGCTTTTGGCCAGAAGCTGCAGGGCAATCCGCGGCAAACCGTCGTGACGACCGGATTCGAACCAAGCGTTTCGTACCTGAACGGTCGGCTGACCATCGAACGAAACGGTCTCCGGACCCTGCCGATTACCCACGTCAATGTCGACACGGTCGAGGTGATCTCCGCCGCCGTGCCGGAGTCGCTCGAGGCAAAGCTTCTGTCGCAGTCGTGGTATGCCTGGGGTGAGGATTGGACCGCCCTTGCCAAGCGAGCGACTCGACGGCGTCTTGCGGTACGTAGCGAGCGGGATCGGCACGGCGTGTACGGAGTGGCTTTTCCCGCCCCGGACGCCGGCGTCGCAGGCACCCCGACGCTCTACGCCGTCAAGATCTCGAGTCCGCGCCTGCCCCGGCCCCGTCGAGAAGGGGAGCGCGCCTCCGCCGAGGAGTATCAGCCGATTGCGCTGATCCAGGTGACCGACCTGGGCATTCACGCCAAGATCGGTCGCGAGGAGGGTGCCGTCTGGGTCACGGGCGTGAGCGATGGAAAGCCCCGGGCCGGCGCCGCGATTCGAGTTCGCGACCGCCGTCGGAATCTCCTGGCTGAGGGCGTCACAGATCAGACGGGATTGTTCCGTTTCGCGCCGATGCGCCGTCCGGCAGTCGCTGCGGACAGTGCGGACGAATATCGATACGAGGATTTCGAAGGGTACGTCGAAGCCCGACTTGGCGCCGACCGCGCCCTGGTCGGCGTCAATCAGTATGACGCCAACCTGTCGCCCTGGCAGTTCAACGTGTCGGGGGCCTGGGGGCGCGACCGCTACCCGATGGCCGGGGCGCTCTTTACCGAGCGTGGCATCTACCGCCCCGGCGACTCCGTTTTTGCGAAGGCCATCGTTCGCACCGGAGCGCTCGGTGCGCTCGAGGTGCCGCGACAGACGGACTCGGTGCGCCTGGTGTTCGAGGATCGGGATGGCGGTACCCTGCTCGAACGTGTCGTGGCACCCTCGGCCTTCGGTACGGCGTCGCCTGCGATCCGGCTGCCGGACGCCGCTCCGCTCGGTCAGTACGCGGTTACGGCGAGTCTCCGTCGCGAAGGGCAGTGGCAGGAGATTGCCCGGGCGGCGTATCGTGTCGCGGAGTACCGCGCGCCGGAGTTTCTGGTCGACGTGACGGCAGATACCGCGGCGCGTCAGAATGCTGAGCGGCTGCCAGCAACCGTGAGCGCCCGATATCTCTTCGGAGCCCCCATGGCCCGAGCCAAGGTGACCTGGAGCGTCCGGCAGCGCAGCATCGAGCCCTGGGACCTGACCGTTCCGAACACCGAGGGCTACTACGTGGCCGCCCGCGGGTGGTGGTGGGAGGAATGGAGCGGGCGGACCGCCAGCTCGGTCAGCGAGTCCCGCTCCGACTCGCTCGATGCGGCTGGTCAGCTGCGCATCACCGCGCCGCTCGAACTGGCCAATCCTGCCCTCCCGGCCAGGGTCAGCGTCGAGGCGGTCGTCACCGACGTCAATCGACAGACCGTGTACGGCGGCGCCAGTGTCGTGGTGCACCCGACCGCCTTCTACATCGCCGCCAAACCGGCCGGCAGCTATTTCTGGCCCGCGGGCAGTCCTCAGGCGGTCGAGGTGCTGGCGGTGCGTCCCGACGGCCGCCGGGTGGCCGACGTGCCGGTGACCGGGCTGCTGATCCGACGCGAGTGGCATCAGGTGCGTCGCGAGAACAACGGATACGCGGAGCTGGTCGGCGAGTGGGTCCAGGATACGGTCGATCGCTGCCAGCTGCGGACGGGCGCGGCGCCGACGAGCTGCCGGTTCACGCCGAAGCAGGCCGGCAGCTATATCGTCGCCTTTGCGGCCCGGGATCCCGGCGGCCGAGAGGTCGCGACGAGCTTCTATCGCTGGGTCACGGGCCCGGGATGGGTGCCGTGGGCGGATGAGTCGCAGTTCAAAATGGATGTGGTACCCGACCAAAGCCGGTACACCGTGGGCGACACCGCCACGGTGCTGTTTGCCTCGCCCTTCACGGATGCAGAGGCGTGGGTCACGGTCGAGCGAGAAGGGGTCATCGAACAGCGCCGGATCCGGATTGCCGACGGGGCGACGACGCTGCGCCTGCCCGTGTCCGAGGCCTGGGCGCCTAACGCCTTCGTCTCGATCGTGGTGGCCCGCGGGCGGAGCGCGGCCCCCGGACCGTTGGACGATCCCGGACGGCCCACGATTCGGGTCGGCTACGCCGAGGTGCGGGTTACCCCGGAGCCGAAGCGGCTGAACGTGGCGCTCGCCGCCGACAAGCCAGAGTATCGGCCCGGTGATCGTGCGGTCTTTACCGCCTCGGTAACCGATGCGAGTCGCGGTGCCAGGAGCGAAGTGACGCTGTGGGCGGTCGATGAAGGCGTGCTGTCGCTGACCGGCTTCCGGACGCCCGACCCGATCGACTTGCTCTACCAGCCGCGCGGGCTCGGCCTCCGGCTGGGCAGCAACCTGACCTCGGTCGCTCCGCAGGTGAAGCAGGGCGACAAGGGCCGCAATCCCGGTGGCGGCGGCGGCGAAGGCGCGGCCGACGTGCTGCGCTCCCGATTCAAGACCACTGCGTTCTTCCTGGGCTCGGTCGTGACGGGCGAGGACGGCGTCGGCACCGCAACGGTCACCCTGCCCGACAACCTCACCACCTTCCGCGTCATGGCGGTTGCTGTCACCGCCGGCGACCGTTTCGGCAGCGGTCAGTCACCTCTGCTGGTGACTCGGCCGCTGCTCGCTCGCCCGTCGCTGCCGCGCTTCGTGCGCGCCGGCGATCGCTTTACCGCGGGCGTCGTGGTCAATCATCGAGTCGGCGGTACCCCGACCGTCGAGGTCCGGGCCGATGCGACCGGGATTCGTCTGTCCGGCCGGAAACAGCAGCGCACCTCGCTGGAAGCAGGGCGCGGGCGGGAGGTGCGCTTCGACTTCCTGGCGTCCGAAGGCGACAGCGCGGCCTTCCGCTTCGATGTTGCCGGCGCCGGCGATCGCGATGCGGTGCGGCTCGCAATCCCGATCCGCCCTGCCTTCCGGCCGCGCACGGCGGTGGTGGCCGGGCTGGTCCAGGATACGGCGCAGGTCACACTCGACGTTTCGCCCGACGCCGATCCGGTCCGGTCTCGGGTGACCTTGAGTCTCGGCTCCTCGCCTCTGGCGCTGCTGCGTGGCTACGCCGATGACCTGCGTGCTTATCCCTATCTCTGCACCGAGCAGATGAGTGCGGTTGCGCTCCCGATGATTGCGCTCTACCGGGCCCGCACGGCAGCCGGGGCGGAGGCCGGTGACACGGTTCGGTTGCGGAGCGAGGCCGGTCGGGCGCTCGACCTGATCATGCGCAGACAGCGGAGCGATGGCGGTATCGGTCTCTGGAGCGCCACGGACTGGACCTCCCCGTGGATGACCGCCAATGCCGGTGAGGTGTTGCTGGAGGCCCGCGCGGCAGGGTTTGCCGTTCCGGACACCGTCGTCGCGGCGATGGTGGGTTACCTCACGGCCGCGCTCGAGCGGCAGGAGAACATGGCCCTGACCGTGGGCCTTCGCGACACCGAGGTGCATGCCAACCTGACGGAGCGGGTTGCCATTGCCGACTTCCTGAGCCGGGCCGGCAAGCGCAACCAGCCGCTCGAGAACGAGTTGACTCGGCGTCTCGGTCAGCTCCCGGCGGACGATCGGCTGCGCTTTGCTTTGACGCTTGCCCGGGCCGGCGATGAGCGAATGGCGCGTCGCATCGTCGAGCCGTTCTGGGCGCTTGCGGTGGTCGAAGGGCGGACGGTGAGCCTGCCGGACTCGCTCCAAAGCCGCTTCTACCTTCCTTCCGCGGTTCGGATGCCTGCGTATCTGCTGCTGTCGACCATGGCTGTCGAACCTGGCCATCCGCTGGTGACGCCGTTGCTCGAAACCGTGGTTGGTCGTGGGCGTCGTCGCGATCCCGACCAGTGGTGGAACACCCAGGATCACGCCATGGCGGTGCGCGCCGTCGACGCCTGGCAGCGCCGGTTCCCGGCGGTGAATCGTCGTCCGCTCGAAGTCCGGAGTGGCGGTCGAACCGTCTTTGCCACGGCGGGAGCGCAAGTCACCGGCGATTCGGTCCGCAGCTTGCGAGACCTGCTCCGAGGCCGGAGGCCCGGACCGCTGCCGCTCGAGGTCGCGGCCCGCGGCGCCGGCGACCCCGGCTTCTTCTATCTCACGCTGACCGAGACGCCCCGGGTTGCACCCGTCAACCCGGAGGACCGCGGTATCCGGGTCGAGCGCTGGTACGAGGACTACCGAACCGGTAAGCCGGTCACCTCGATTGCAGAAGGAGAACTGGTCCGGGTTCGCCTCCGCGTGACGGTGCCCAGTGAGCGGTCATTCGTCGTGCTCGACGATCCCTTGCCGGCCGGGCTCGAGGCAATCGATCTGAGCCTTCGTACCGTGGGTGGTATCGGCGGGCCTGGGCAGCTCGAGCCGGTGGACCAGACGGGCCAGGAAGGGGAGGGTGCCGCGCCGCGCTGGAGCTTCGGATCCTGGGACAGCGGCTGGTGGTCGCCGTTCGACCATCGCGAGCTGCGCGACGATCGGGTGGTCTACGCTGCACGCCTGCTTTGGGGCGGCAGCTACACCGCGAGCTACCTGGCCCGCGCCACCACGCCAGGCACCTTCACCCGGCCCCAGGCTCACGCCGAGGAGATGTACAACCCGGCGGTCTTTGGCCGGAGCGATGGTGGCACCTTCACGGTGACCGCGCGAGCCCCGTGAGCTACCCGCGGCGGTTTCGGCCTCGGCGGTTGCTGCGCCTGGCTCGATGGTCAGGCCTGGCTGCGCTCGCGCTTGGCGCCTGGATTCACTGGCCGGTCGATCGGGCCCGGCTCGCGCCTCCGGTCGGGGATGAGATCGTCCTGCTGGCCCGTGACGGGTCGCCGCTTCGGGCGACCCGGGCCGATGACGGCAGTCGGCGCCGCTGGCTGCCGCTCGCGGAGATCGACCCGGATCTGTTGGTGGCCTTCGTTGCCGCTGAGGACCGGCGCTTCTATGAGCATCACGGCGTTGATCCCGCCGCGCTGCTGCGCGCGACCCGACAGAACCTGGCCGCTCGGCGCGTCGTATCCGGTGCGTCGACCGTTACCATGCAGCTGGCCCGTTTGGTGACCGGGTCGTCTCGCAGCTGGAGCGGCAAGGTGTCGCAGGGCCTTTGGGCGCTCAGGCTCGATCGCCAGCTGACGAAGCAGGAGATCCTCGAGCAGTATCTCAACCGGGTTCCGCTGGGCCAGGGCGCTGTCGGCGTCGATGCGGCCGCGCGGCTCTACTTCGGGATGCCCGCGAGCGACGTGAGCCTGGCCCAGGCTGCGATGCTTGCGGGGTTGGCACACGCTCCGAGCCGCGACAATCCGCTTGTCTCGCTGCCCCGTGCGGAGGCGCGACGCAACCGGGTGCTCGATCGGCTCGAGTCGAATCGTCTGGCCCTCCCGGGCGATCTGGCCCGAGCGCGGCTCGAACCTGCCCACGGTGCTGGGAGTACGCCGCGCTTTCTGGCACCCCACTTTACCAGCTGGCTGCTCCGTCGGGCCGACACATTGCGGTCGCTGGGCACCGTGCGGACCTCGCTCGACCCGATGCTCGAGCAGGCCGTCGAAGCGGAGGTTCGCCACACCGTAGCCCAAATGCGGAGCTATGGAGCTGAGCATGCGGCCGCCGTCGTGCTCGAGAACCGGACCGGCGAGATCCTGGCCTGGGTTGGGTCGCCCGACTTCTTTGCGGCCGAGGCTGGGCAGGTCGACATGGTGGTCTCCGCTCGGCAGCCGGGGTCGACACTGAAGCCATTTCTCTATGGTCTGGCCTTGGATCAGGGGTACACCGCAGCCAGTATCCTCGCCGACGTTTCGACGGTGTATCCAACGGCAAACGGACCCTATGCGCCGCGCAACTACGACCGCCGCTACCGTGGCCCGGTCCGTTTCCGAGAGGCACTGGCGTCGAGTTACAACGTGCCGACGGTAGGGCTTGCCTCCGCTGTGGGCGTGGCGCCCTTGCTGGCGACCCTCCACCGTGCGGGTTTTGCCAGCCTGACCAGGCGTCCCGACCACTATGGTCTGGGTCTGGCGTTAGGCAATGGCGATGTCACTCTGCTCGAACTGGCGAATGCCTATCGCGCGCTCGCCAACGGCGGGGTCTGGCGCCCGGTCGGCTGGCGGGCAACCGACGGCGGCCCCGCGCAAGGTGAGGCGGTCCGAGTCATCAGTACCGAAGCGGCCGTGCAGATCCTCGATATCCTGGCGGATCCGATCGCGCGGCTGCCGGGTTTCGGGCCCTCGACACCGCTCGAGTTTCCCTTTCCCGCAGCGGCCAAGACGGGCACCAGCCGTCACTTCACCGACAACTGGGCGGTGGCGACCACGGCGGGCTTCACCGTTGCAGTGTGGGTCGGCAACTTCAGCGGGCGTCCGCTGCAGGGTGCCAGCGGCATTACCGGTGCGGGCCCCCTGCTTCAGCGGGCAGTCACTGCCGTCGCCGCGCGTTACGCACCTGGCGTACTCCCGACCCCGGCTGATCTTGGGCTCATCCCTGTCGAGGTCTGCCGACTCTCGGGTGGACGTGCGGGCAACGGGTGCCCGGCGCTGACGGAATGGTTCGTGGCGGGGCGGGAACCGTTACCCGACACCTGGTACACCGATGCGGGGGTTCGACTCCCGCCCGAGTATGTCGAGTGGGCCAGTCGGAGCCTGGCCGGGAATGCGGTGGTGGCGGCTGGTATCGTCCGGGTCAGCACCGACTCGGCGGTCGCGGGCTTCCGGATTACCTCTCCCCGCCATGGCGACCGGTATCGCTTCGTGCCGGGTGTCGACACGGCCTATGCCACCGTCGGTCTTCGCGCAGCAGGCGGTTCGGTTCCGATCCGGTGGTATGTCGACGGCGTCGAGACGAAGGCCAGTCGGTTGCCGCTGACCGTGGGCACCCACCGGATTCGCGCCGTCTCAGGCTCCGAAACCGACCAGGTCGTCATCGACGTGGTGCAATGACGTTGGATCCGGGCCTTCCATCCGATCGTCGCTGTCCGATAGTTTGAGACTCCTACTGTCAACCCGAGGCGTTACGCCATGAGGCATCGTTTGCATCGTCCCTTGGTCGTTGCTGGAATCCTGTTTGCGGTCGCCACGGCGTCGATGGCGACGGCTCCGGCGTTTGCGCAGCAGGGTCCGCGCACCTGGCAGGAGGAGCAGGGGTTCAAGGCCGGCCCGACACCCTTCGAGCCGCTGATGCGGTTCTGGTACGAGCTCGACCGGGTCAGCGATCGGGTCAGCGTGCGCCACCTCACCCGGACCCTCCTCGGTCGAGAGTTCACGCTCGTCACGGTCTCGAAGGAGCCGATCGCATCTCCCCAGGATGCGCTTCGCTCCGGCAAGACCATCGTCCTGATTGCCAATGCCGTCCACGGCAACGAGCCGGCGGGCAAGGAGGCTTCGCAGCTGGTGGCGCGTGACCTCGTCGCAGGCG is a window encoding:
- a CDS encoding Ig-like domain-containing protein is translated as MPPIRTAILLVAAALAADQPPALRVIRTTPGPEASPTSVVTITFDRPVAGSLDATVEARSLVTIVPALPGTVEWRDPVTIRLRPDRPLNPGTSYQVTVSQDFTALDGSRLAAPHRFAFRVNGPAVLAGLPVSAGDAPQFVTPETRFSLVLSSTAPTELVTRLVYLELGQGCGRTGTVRFRAASERPVPADAPWQIREAGGWDRDRSADSLRRIVDLAPVDPLPLACRAALVTPTTIDAEAPGAFRRWPFRTYGPFRLVESACSGGEFCPAGPIRLVFSTPVRGADLLRHVSVLPKVTFTVGDTSDVRDRWILSADLRPRTGYLVQVDPALTDAFGQKLQGNPRQTVVTTGFEPSVSYLNGRLTIERNGLRTLPITHVNVDTVEVISAAVPESLEAKLLSQSWYAWGEDWTALAKRATRRRLAVRSERDRHGVYGVAFPAPDAGVAGTPTLYAVKISSPRLPRPRREGERASAEEYQPIALIQVTDLGIHAKIGREEGAVWVTGVSDGKPRAGAAIRVRDRRRNLLAEGVTDQTGLFRFAPMRRPAVAADSADEYRYEDFEGYVEARLGADRALVGVNQYDANLSPWQFNVSGAWGRDRYPMAGALFTERGIYRPGDSVFAKAIVRTGALGALEVPRQTDSVRLVFEDRDGGTLLERVVAPSAFGTASPAIRLPDAAPLGQYAVTASLRREGQWQEIARAAYRVAEYRAPEFLVDVTADTAARQNAERLPATVSARYLFGAPMARAKVTWSVRQRSIEPWDLTVPNTEGYYVAARGWWWEEWSGRTASSVSESRSDSLDAAGQLRITAPLELANPALPARVSVEAVVTDVNRQTVYGGASVVVHPTAFYIAAKPAGSYFWPAGSPQAVEVLAVRPDGRRVADVPVTGLLIRREWHQVRRENNGYAELVGEWVQDTVDRCQLRTGAAPTSCRFTPKQAGSYIVAFAARDPGGREVATSFYRWVTGPGWVPWADESQFKMDVVPDQSRYTVGDTATVLFASPFTDAEAWVTVEREGVIEQRRIRIADGATTLRLPVSEAWAPNAFVSIVVARGRSAAPGPLDDPGRPTIRVGYAEVRVTPEPKRLNVALAADKPEYRPGDRAVFTASVTDASRGARSEVTLWAVDEGVLSLTGFRTPDPIDLLYQPRGLGLRLGSNLTSVAPQVKQGDKGRNPGGGGGEGAADVLRSRFKTTAFFLGSVVTGEDGVGTATVTLPDNLTTFRVMAVAVTAGDRFGSGQSPLLVTRPLLARPSLPRFVRAGDRFTAGVVVNHRVGGTPTVEVRADATGIRLSGRKQQRTSLEAGRGREVRFDFLASEGDSAAFRFDVAGAGDRDAVRLAIPIRPAFRPRTAVVAGLVQDTAQVTLDVSPDADPVRSRVTLSLGSSPLALLRGYADDLRAYPYLCTEQMSAVALPMIALYRARTAAGAEAGDTVRLRSEAGRALDLIMRRQRSDGGIGLWSATDWTSPWMTANAGEVLLEARAAGFAVPDTVVAAMVGYLTAALERQENMALTVGLRDTEVHANLTERVAIADFLSRAGKRNQPLENELTRRLGQLPADDRLRFALTLARAGDERMARRIVEPFWALAVVEGRTVSLPDSLQSRFYLPSAVRMPAYLLLSTMAVEPGHPLVTPLLETVVGRGRRRDPDQWWNTQDHAMAVRAVDAWQRRFPAVNRRPLEVRSGGRTVFATAGAQVTGDSVRSLRDLLRGRRPGPLPLEVAARGAGDPGFFYLTLTETPRVAPVNPEDRGIRVERWYEDYRTGKPVTSIAEGELVRVRLRVTVPSERSFVVLDDPLPAGLEAIDLSLRTVGGIGGPGQLEPVDQTGQEGEGAAPRWSFGSWDSGWWSPFDHRELRDDRVVYAARLLWGGSYTASYLARATTPGTFTRPQAHAEEMYNPAVFGRSDGGTFTVTARAP
- the pbpC gene encoding penicillin-binding protein 1C, which produces MSYPRRFRPRRLLRLARWSGLAALALGAWIHWPVDRARLAPPVGDEIVLLARDGSPLRATRADDGSRRRWLPLAEIDPDLLVAFVAAEDRRFYEHHGVDPAALLRATRQNLAARRVVSGASTVTMQLARLVTGSSRSWSGKVSQGLWALRLDRQLTKQEILEQYLNRVPLGQGAVGVDAAARLYFGMPASDVSLAQAAMLAGLAHAPSRDNPLVSLPRAEARRNRVLDRLESNRLALPGDLARARLEPAHGAGSTPRFLAPHFTSWLLRRADTLRSLGTVRTSLDPMLEQAVEAEVRHTVAQMRSYGAEHAAAVVLENRTGEILAWVGSPDFFAAEAGQVDMVVSARQPGSTLKPFLYGLALDQGYTAASILADVSTVYPTANGPYAPRNYDRRYRGPVRFREALASSYNVPTVGLASAVGVAPLLATLHRAGFASLTRRPDHYGLGLALGNGDVTLLELANAYRALANGGVWRPVGWRATDGGPAQGEAVRVISTEAAVQILDILADPIARLPGFGPSTPLEFPFPAAAKTGTSRHFTDNWAVATTAGFTVAVWVGNFSGRPLQGASGITGAGPLLQRAVTAVAARYAPGVLPTPADLGLIPVEVCRLSGGRAGNGCPALTEWFVAGREPLPDTWYTDAGVRLPPEYVEWASRSLAGNAVVAAGIVRVSTDSAVAGFRITSPRHGDRYRFVPGVDTAYATVGLRAAGGSVPIRWYVDGVETKASRLPLTVGTHRIRAVSGSETDQVVIDVVQ